The window TCCTTAACTTAAGGAAAATTGGTTAactcaagaggagattggactttgTAGCCAGtagtatctttttttttcttctcttgcaGAAACTATCTGCTGGACGCAGAGATGAATATGATTCTCTGGCAGTAAAAAAAAGAGATACAGATCTTGAAATGGCTGTGGACAACCAGGTATTTTCACAATCTTTTCTATGCAGGCAGTTGCCACAAAActaatggtgggttgctaccagtttggtcctatgaactggtagcggcagcagtGGGAGGTTTTGCCCATCACCTGGACACTTCTGTGCCTGAAGCAGTAGTGATGGGATTTGTAACTCATTATTGCACAAAACATATAAGCATAGCTTAGTGGAGGAAACCCCAAGACTATCACCCTCTCGTGCTTTGAAGAATGAATAATATCAATCTACAAGTGACTTCTCTGATAGTTATGACAGAGTTGTGCAAGGGATTTTGATGTAACTGCTTTGTCAGCACTCCTACCATGCCTTCTCTTACATTGTCAGACTTGGGATATATTAGAAtgattaggattttttttttctttctagcgCAGAAGAAAGAAACCTCAGGACAAAGTTTACACTGTGAGTAGATGCAAGAATTGACTTATTATAGTTTACTTAATTATTCACTAATGGATTTATGTATTTGGAAATAAATTGTCTTCATATGCAACTTTTTCCAGAGTTAtatgaataagggttttttttggggggtgggggggaagtaaCACAACTACTTCTTCACACAATGGAGAAAGGAATAGAAGTATATTAAAATCAACCAGTCTATTTTTTATGTTTATGAATCTTAAGATAGTCAAGATTGCCCCATTTTGCCTTTCTTTTCCTATAACTTTTCCAATAATCAGGTTTTTAAGCTTGTGCTATTACAGCTTAAATCAATAAAACAGAATTCTAGggtttttttctggattttttttttaacctgaccTACCTGAAAAGACTAACAGTGACAGCAAGAACAGCTCTACACTGTTGATAGTCACCCTTCTCTGGATTTTGGGAGATGTTTATCAGAGTAGTTTTTTTGTGGATATTTTGTGGAGGAAAGATTAGAAATGGTTGCTTTCCAGATAGCATTTCTCTCAAATCTGCATAAATAGTGCCAGAGTTTATAATAGttgatcaaaaaataaataaataaagcaatgaagAGTAAATGTTTTGCTAGAATAACAGCCATAAGCACTTACATCTTTCAAAATCTCTTTCTTACAATTTGGCTTAGGAAGAGTAAGGACATACTGTCCAGAGTGAAGAGATTAATTAAATATGAGGGtcgcctagagcagtgtttttcaaccagtgtgctgtgagacatggtcaggtgtgccgcgaagctcagagagagaaagaaagcaagagagactttttttagcccccaccctcccctcgctcaatgtgccccagggtttcgtaaatgtaaaaaatgtgccgcggctcaaaaaaagtttgaaaatcactggcctagaaagtaatgcaccacatttttttcctcagcctacagtaatggtacgaatgcgaaactttagatatacattatttgaattgttaggAGTAAAATCGCTATCGACACATAGcaaagctgcagcagtgttttgaaatggcgtctgtaagtgatgtcaTCACTGAATTTATCACTGTGGAAaaataaactgttgggaacatttacaaatgtttgtgtacagtttatgtagaatctgcagtcgacataAGTACAGTTAGCTACTGGCTAAatagggtgaggccattagaagacggttcggtagagctccaagatttgcagcCTTCGGGGTTGCCAGccaccaagtttcaagtttcaagttttattggatttatatgccgcccctctccgaaaactcggggcggctaacagcaatcataaacagtatacaataataatccaatactaaaagtgaattaaaaaaaaccccttaatatacaaaaccaaacatacatacaaacataccatgcatacaattgtaaaggcctagggggagaagaaatcttaattcccccatgcctggcggcagaggtgggttttaagtagcttacgaaaggcaaggagggtgggggcaattctaatctctggggggagttggttccaaagggccggggctgccacagagaaggctcttcccctgggtcccgccaagcggcattgtttagttgacgggacctggagaaggcccactctgtgggacctaactggtcgctgggattcgtgcggcagaaggcagtccctgaggtaatctggtccggtgccatgaagggctttataggtcataaccagcactttgaattgtgaccggaaactgatcggcaaccaatgcagactgcggagtgttggtgtgacatgggcatatttagggaagcccatgattgctctcgcacctgcattctgcacgatctgaagtttccgaacacttttcaaaggtagccccaccaTTGTCACACCGGACAAGAGTCAGCTTTGCTGATGTGCTCATTCGCGAGGACCGACGCATAATGACTTGGCAGTTGGCGCTGAAGCTGCCAATCAGCAAAGAAAGTGTGAAATagatgattcgcacagtgcagaaatggctttgtgaccagaacaaggagtggtaccgacagggcatatacgcccttgtgtctcgccggaggaaggccatagaacgggacggagattacatggaaaaataggaagtgtaatttaatttaatttattcgacttctatgccgtccaatcccataggactcagatgtagaagaaacatcattctttcctgtgtgtaagtttcattgtgttcaataaataattgttgaagaaaagaaaatgtggtgcattactttctgagcaAGCCtcgtaacgtacatcacttacagatgccatttcaaaacactgctgcagctacgctatccgTCTGAAGAaagacaaaatttacacacgcactcctgacaattcaaataatgtatatctaaagttttgcatttgtactattactgtaggctgagaaaaaaatgtggtgcattactttctgggcgaccctcgtacatcaGAATCTGTAATGCACTAgagaaaacagatttttttagTTTCCTTTTCACCAATACTGTTTTAATGTTTTCCATGGCTAGTCCCTACAGCGGGATAAGATGGGTGAAGCATATAGTGAAattggaaagaaaggagaggtaaGTGCTATTTTCTATCATTTTAAATGCACAAAAGATAGCTGCATCCACAAATTTGTCACTATTGACTCTAGGCAGGGTTGTACTTCTCTGGAATAGGTATTTTAAGGTTTATTTTTGTTACATGAGTTGCACTGGCTCAGTTTGTTCCAGATGCTGGTTTTTACCTTTAATGTCTTACATTTCTGCCTCCTGCTTTAAACTGCATTGAACCACAATTCCATAATGCAGAATAGTGATAGCATTAATTCAATATAGATGAAAGCACCAGCTAGGGAGAAGTTGTCTTATCAACATAAAATTATCTTATAATAGTTGAACAAAACCGAAGACAAATTTGTTCTCTGAATATAATTTTCCATAGCATCTATATCAGTTGGGTTAAATTGTGGGGTGGCTATAACTGGGGCTAccccacaattatttatttattggatttgtatgctgcccctctccgtggactcggggcggctaacaacagtgacaaaaaacagaatgtaaaaatccaatactacaacagctaaaaacccttgttataaaaccaatcatacatacaaacataccatgcataaattgtagaagcctagggggaaagattatcttaattcccccatgcctgacggcagaggtgggttttgaggagcttacgaaaggcaaggagggtgggggctattctaatctctggggggagttggttccagagggtcggggccgccacagagaaggctcttcccctgggccccgccaaccgacattgtttagttgatgagacccggagaagatccactctgtgggacctaactggtcgctgggattcgtgcggcagaaggcggtccctgagataatctggcccggtgccatgaagggctttataggtcataaccaacactttgaattgtgaccggaaactgatcggcaaccaatgcagactgcggagtgttggtgtgatatgggcatatttagggaagcccatgattgctctcgcagctgcattctgcacgatctgaagtttccgaacacttttcaaaggtagccccatatagagagcgttacagtagttgagcctcgaggtgatgagggcatgagtgactgtgagcagtgactcccggtccaaatagggctgcaactggtgcacagcTATAATTAAGGGTACCCCACCAGCACAAGAATTAACTATTTTTATTGCTCACATCCATAATACAAGAATCTTATTAGGCTGGTAGCTTGCATCTGGACTAGACTAGGTAAGGTTTAACAACATTCAAAGGGGAGGGATCGAACCATGCTCTCCTGTGCCTATGTAGTGATTCCTGTCTAAATAACAGCTTAACTCCTCTTCTGAAGTTCATTAAtcctaatttttctttttctagagACTTGGTGGCAAAGGCAATGATATTCTTTATCAGGTAACATAACAGCAGAACCCTTCCCTGTAATTTCTTTAATTCTTAATTCATGAGATCTGTCTAAAGCAGTGAtagcgaacttatggcacgggtgccacaggtggcacgctgagccatatctgctggcacatgagcccttgccctagctcagttccaatgtgcatgtgtgtgccagccagctgatatttggctcgcacagaggctctaggagggcgtttggagcctggggaggtcaaaacatgagcctactgggcccaccagaagttgggaaacaggctgtttttgccctccccaggcatcgaattaagggtgtgggcacttacgcatgcgtgatagcatgcaaatatgcttttttggcacccaaggaaaaaaaggttcaccatcactggtctaaagcaATGTATCCACTCTTCTTATCTCCCCTTCATTCTCTAAGTACTGTACTTTTGATCCTATTGCCAGCCTATGCTTGCAAGAAAGTTGGACAAGTCAACACGGTTAAGTAGTTGAATTCTTCTCTTCTTATAAATGACCCTAGCTTTAGTACTCTGGCTACAAGAATGCTGAATCTGAATCTATGGTTAATAAAGTCTGAGTATTTATTTTCTAATCGTATCATTTCTCTTTATCAGGGGCTCAGTCAAGCAACAAAGGATACATACAACGTCCTTCAAATGAAGCAGATGCATTCTCCTCGCTAGTTACAACTCAAcctaaaaaggaagagaagaacatTCCTTATGATGGAATGGTAGCAATTAAAGAGGACTTCATTTCAGCAAAGTCAATGCCTTGTTTGAAGAATGCTATTGTACAGACGACAAAACCTGTTTCATTTCCAAATGACatactagggttttttttaaaatgtacataaGTTTAACTATTCTGCTTAATGTATAGTTTGCTCATATGTACGAGCAGAAGTTGTGATTGCTATTTCACTGGAtagttaaataataaaaaatagggtTCATACTTAGGtgaaagataaaatattttttccctataGATGTTTTctaaggtacagtgttccctcgattttcgcgggttcgaacttcgcgacaagtctataccacggtttttcaaaaatattaattaaaaaatacttcgcgggttttttccctataccatggtttttcccacctgatgacatcatatatcatcgccaacttttttctgcttttaataaatattttttttaataaactttaataaataaacatggtgagtaataatctaaatggttgctaaggggatggaaaattgaaatttaggggtttaaagtgttaagggaagacttgtgatactgttcatagcgcaaaatagtgtatttacttccgcatttctacttcgcggaaattcgactttcacaggcggtttcagaacgcatcccccgtgaaaagcgagggaacactgtatttttaattgAAGAAAGCCGAggaacttttttggcaggagacgGGGAGAATATATTCTGGAACTTTTCATCACTCTCCAGGTATTGGGATTACTGTACAATCTATCAGTCTTACCAGCAGGGATGGTGGTAAAGGATGGCaagaattggttttttttttaaaaaattgagaacTCTCAAATCATTAAATAGATCAAGATTTAACTGAAGGTAGTTATCTTCTATATTGAAgataagaaagaaataattttgttCAGATGGTTCTTTGAATTTCAGAAAACTGAAAGTTCTGTTCACAAGCTTGGATCATTTCCCTCAAAATGTAATTTTCTTTAGCATCAAAAAGCTAACAGCCTTTACTATTAGGTTTGGATTATTTGTaagcaaaatacaaaaaaaaaccccacaccaaaCAAACCCCTAGACACAAAAGTATGATTATATTTAATAAAGCAACCTAAACTAGTTTTGGTTTAGAATTACTTCTGTCAAGGAACAAAAGTTTTACTTTTGAACAGTAATTATAGCAGTATGTGCTATGAAGAAGTGGACAAGTACAGTTTATGCCTGTTTTTGCATGATTAAAATAATGGTTAAGTATATTGACTGTTGCTTCATTATGTATATTATTCCTAGTGGCTATATCTCATACTTCAATACATATTAACTACAGTGAATACAAAAGTTTACCACTTGACCAGAATCCATTATTGAGCTTTCTTTTGATTAATACTGACCAGATTTTAAAGTCCAATAAAACTGTGAAGGCCTGCAAGGAAGAAAAACAGGGAATTTGCCTGGGAAATTGCACCTTTTCATCATCTCCAGCTGAGTGCCCGCCTACCTTTGGAGTTTGTATATATAATTTGAATGTGG of the Erythrolamprus reginae isolate rEryReg1 chromosome 4, rEryReg1.hap1, whole genome shotgun sequence genome contains:
- the CD247 gene encoding T-cell surface glycoprotein CD3 zeta chain isoform X1; the protein is MKLKGILTNAILHALLPIADADSLGLTDPKLCYILDGILLIYAIIITALFMKAKLGNRSTESKPSQNANDIYNKLSAGRRDEYDSLAVKKRDTDLEMAVDNQRRRKKPQDKVYTSLQRDKMGEAYSEIGKKGERLGGKGNDILYQGLSQATKDTYNVLQMKQMHSPR
- the CD247 gene encoding T-cell surface glycoprotein CD3 zeta chain isoform X2 translates to MKAKLGNRSTESKPSQNANDIYNKLSAGRRDEYDSLAVKKRDTDLEMAVDNQRRRKKPQDKVYTSLQRDKMGEAYSEIGKKGERLGGKGNDILYQGLSQATKDTYNVLQMKQMHSPR